A genomic region of Mitsuaria sp. 7 contains the following coding sequences:
- a CDS encoding Trm112 family protein — protein sequence MDHRLIEMLVCPVCKGPLDDRRNAADSGLPDRELLCPADRLAFPIRDGIPIMLANEARATDADGDTL from the coding sequence ATGGACCATCGACTGATTGAGATGCTGGTGTGCCCCGTCTGCAAGGGCCCGCTGGACGACCGCCGCAACGCCGCCGATAGCGGCCTGCCGGACCGCGAACTGCTGTGCCCGGCAGACCGCCTGGCCTTCCCGATCCGCGACGGCATTCCGATCATGCTGGCCAACGAGGCCCGCGCCACGGACGCCGACGGCGACACCCTGTGA
- the kdsB gene encoding 3-deoxy-manno-octulosonate cytidylyltransferase, with amino-acid sequence MSAGFHIVIPARLASTRLPNKPLADIAGAPMIVQVARRAALAGAAQVVVATDAVEVKAACEAHGIRALMTRADHASGSDRLAEAVEQLGLPDDALVVNVQGDEPLIAPEMIRACADLLAAKPQCAMATVAHAIADDAEFANPNVVKLVTDAQGLALYFSRAPIPWWRDAPGGGARVKPETVLRHVGLYAYRAGFLRRFPTLAVSPLEQIEALEQLRVLWHGERIAVHVSAERPGPGVDTPEDLERVRRLMTS; translated from the coding sequence GTGAGCGCCGGTTTCCACATCGTCATCCCGGCCCGGCTGGCGTCGACGCGCCTGCCCAACAAACCGCTGGCCGACATCGCCGGCGCGCCGATGATCGTGCAGGTGGCGCGACGCGCGGCGCTGGCCGGCGCGGCACAGGTCGTCGTCGCGACGGACGCCGTCGAGGTAAAAGCCGCGTGCGAGGCCCACGGCATCCGCGCGCTGATGACGCGCGCCGACCACGCCAGCGGCAGCGATCGCCTGGCGGAAGCCGTCGAGCAACTCGGGTTGCCGGATGACGCGCTGGTCGTGAACGTGCAGGGCGACGAGCCGCTGATCGCGCCGGAGATGATCCGCGCCTGCGCGGACCTGCTCGCCGCCAAGCCGCAGTGCGCGATGGCCACCGTCGCGCACGCGATAGCCGACGACGCCGAGTTCGCGAATCCGAACGTCGTCAAGCTGGTCACCGATGCCCAGGGATTGGCCTTGTACTTCTCCCGCGCCCCGATCCCGTGGTGGCGCGACGCGCCCGGCGGCGGCGCCCGCGTGAAGCCCGAGACCGTGCTCCGCCACGTCGGGCTGTATGCCTACCGCGCCGGCTTCCTGCGTCGTTTCCCGACGCTGGCGGTGTCGCCGCTCGAGCAGATCGAGGCGCTCGAGCAACTGCGCGTGCTGTGGCACGGCGAGCGCATCGCGGTGCATGTCAGCGCCGAACGACCCGGCCCCGGCGTGGACACGCCCGAGGACCTCGAACGCGTCAGAAGGCTGATGACAAGCTGA
- a CDS encoding 2OG-Fe(II) oxygenase family protein, which yields MDYLNPTLDYAALGRTLRADGRILIRDFFAPAVVDALDRALQAIDWELVYRDLNGDRRLTGEQLRSLTPQQRMQLTEGIHSVARDSFQFSFFSDSLVKAVHDGREDLLARFMRWMAGDEFLSRMRELSGDPQINGVFAQATMYSRGNFLTTHDDHVDREDRRIAYVINLTRRWRPDWGGMLHFTGEDGSVLDTYFPHFNSLSLFTVPQRHFVSYVPPFAMAERQAITGWLIAA from the coding sequence ATGGACTATCTGAACCCCACGCTGGACTACGCCGCCCTCGGCCGCACGCTGCGCGCCGACGGGCGGATCCTGATCCGCGACTTCTTCGCGCCCGCGGTGGTCGACGCGCTCGACCGGGCACTCCAGGCGATCGACTGGGAACTCGTCTACCGCGATCTGAACGGCGACCGGCGCCTCACGGGCGAGCAGCTTCGCAGCCTGACGCCGCAGCAGCGCATGCAACTGACCGAAGGCATCCATTCGGTGGCGCGGGACAGCTTCCAGTTCTCGTTCTTCTCCGATTCGCTGGTGAAGGCCGTGCACGACGGCCGGGAGGACCTGCTGGCGCGTTTCATGCGCTGGATGGCGGGGGACGAGTTCCTGTCGCGCATGCGCGAATTGAGCGGTGACCCTCAAATCAATGGCGTCTTCGCCCAGGCGACGATGTACTCGCGCGGTAACTTCCTGACCACCCACGACGATCACGTGGACCGCGAGGACCGCCGGATCGCCTACGTGATCAACCTCACCCGGCGCTGGCGTCCGGATTGGGGCGGGATGCTCCACTTCACAGGGGAGGATGGGTCGGTACTGGATACCTACTTCCCGCACTTCAACTCACTGTCGCTGTTCACCGTGCCTCAGCGACATTTCGTCTCCTATGTGCCGCCATTCGCCATGGCGGAACGCCAGGCGATCACCGGCTGGCTGATCGCCGCCTGA
- a CDS encoding MotA/TolQ/ExbB proton channel family protein, whose translation MISRLSALFAAVACAATLAVSPLAAQAQDQAASAAASAADTAPAPADIAPAAVSEPAAAKPVDNPYSLGNIVAHGNVVDQAVLAILAIMSMGSWYILFTKLWDTSKISREAKDVRASFFKKASLQEGLKSLSESGAFRFIAQTGVEASEHHEGALTENIDHNTWVTMNIDRAVSEVNTRLQGGLGFLATVGSTSPFIGLFGTVWGILQALTQIGVAGQASIDKVAGPVGAALIMTAIGLAVAVPAVLGYNWLVNRNKTVMGQVRAFAADLHGVLMGSRKVAGR comes from the coding sequence ATGATCTCTCGTCTGTCTGCCTTGTTTGCGGCCGTCGCGTGCGCCGCGACCCTGGCCGTCTCCCCGCTGGCCGCCCAAGCGCAGGACCAGGCTGCCTCGGCCGCCGCCTCCGCCGCTGACACCGCCCCCGCTCCTGCCGACATCGCTCCCGCCGCCGTGTCCGAACCGGCCGCCGCCAAGCCGGTCGACAACCCGTACAGCCTGGGCAACATCGTCGCCCACGGCAACGTGGTCGACCAGGCCGTGCTGGCCATCCTGGCCATCATGTCCATGGGCTCGTGGTACATCCTGTTCACGAAGCTGTGGGACACCTCGAAGATCTCCCGCGAAGCCAAGGACGTCCGCGCGTCGTTCTTCAAGAAGGCTTCCCTGCAGGAAGGCCTGAAGAGCCTGAGCGAATCCGGTGCGTTCCGCTTCATCGCCCAGACCGGCGTGGAAGCGTCGGAGCACCATGAAGGCGCCCTGACCGAGAACATCGACCACAACACGTGGGTCACGATGAACATCGACCGCGCCGTGAGCGAAGTCAACACGCGTCTGCAAGGCGGCCTGGGCTTCCTGGCGACCGTCGGCTCGACCAGCCCCTTCATCGGCCTGTTCGGCACGGTGTGGGGCATCCTGCAGGCGCTGACGCAGATCGGCGTTGCCGGTCAGGCCTCGATCGACAAGGTCGCCGGCCCCGTGGGCGCCGCGCTGATCATGACCGCCATCGGTCTGGCCGTCGCCGTTCCGGCCGTGCTGGGCTACAACTGGCTGGTCAACCGCAACAAGACGGTCATGGGCCAGGTCCGTGCCTTCGCTGCTGACCTGCACGGCGTCCTGATGGGCAGCCGCAAGGTCGCAGGCCGCTAA
- a CDS encoding ABC transporter permease — MFKYLTRRLAYGLAILVGVNLLTFFLFFTVNTPDDMARLNIGGKRVSQEQIDKWKAERGYDKPLYWDASRSGTAQVTHTVFWERSVSLMLLEFGRSDARQAVDIGHEIKTRMGVSLQLAVPIFVLQLIVSIAFALLLTFFRNSRIDFWGVVTCVLMLSISSLFYIIVGQFFFSRILRLVPINGYEPGLDAIKFLALPIALSLLSRLGGEARLYRAMLLEEVGKDYVRTARAKGLSEPVVLMRHVLRNALIPIITSAGAYLPYVFLGSLVFESFFGIPGLGAFVIEAITGQDFAIVRTMVFLGALLYIASNALIDLVYTWVDPRVRLT, encoded by the coding sequence ATGTTCAAGTACCTCACCCGCCGGCTGGCCTACGGGCTGGCCATCCTGGTCGGCGTCAACCTGCTGACCTTCTTCCTGTTCTTCACCGTCAACACGCCGGACGACATGGCCCGGCTGAACATCGGCGGCAAACGCGTCTCGCAGGAACAGATCGACAAGTGGAAGGCCGAGCGCGGCTACGACAAGCCGCTGTACTGGGACGCGTCGCGCAGCGGCACGGCGCAGGTCACGCACACGGTGTTCTGGGAGCGCTCGGTCTCGCTGATGCTGCTGGAATTCGGCCGCTCCGACGCGCGCCAGGCCGTGGACATCGGCCACGAGATCAAGACCCGCATGGGCGTCAGCCTGCAGCTCGCCGTGCCGATCTTCGTGCTGCAGCTGATCGTGAGCATCGCCTTCGCGCTGCTGCTCACCTTCTTCCGCAACTCGCGCATCGACTTCTGGGGCGTGGTGACCTGCGTGCTGATGCTGTCCATCTCCAGCCTGTTCTACATCATCGTCGGCCAGTTCTTCTTCTCGCGCATCCTGCGGCTGGTGCCGATCAACGGCTACGAGCCGGGCCTGGACGCGATCAAGTTCCTGGCGCTGCCGATCGCGCTGTCGCTGCTGTCGCGCCTGGGCGGCGAGGCGCGCCTGTACCGCGCGATGCTGCTCGAGGAGGTCGGCAAGGACTACGTGCGCACCGCCCGCGCCAAGGGCCTGTCCGAGCCGGTGGTGCTGATGCGCCACGTGCTGCGCAACGCGCTCATCCCCATCATCACCAGCGCCGGCGCCTACCTGCCGTACGTGTTCCTGGGCAGCCTGGTGTTCGAGAGTTTCTTCGGCATCCCCGGCCTGGGCGCCTTCGTCATCGAGGCGATCACGGGCCAGGACTTCGCCATCGTGCGCACCATGGTGTTCCTGGGCGCGCTGCTCTACATCGCCAGCAACGCGCTGATCGACCTGGTCTACACCTGGGTCGATCCGCGCGTGAGGCTGACCTGA
- a CDS encoding biopolymer transporter ExbD, whose product MGMNVGSSSGSDEPETMLDVNTTPLIDVMLVLLVMLIITIPIQLHSVNLDMPPPNNNPPPNEPVVHEVAIDFDGTVFWDGAAVPNHAALEAKMTEVAAMPDQPEVHIKPNKLAEYGYVANVMASAQRLGVKKMAMVGNEQFLN is encoded by the coding sequence ATGGGTATGAACGTTGGAAGCTCCAGCGGCAGTGACGAGCCGGAAACGATGCTCGACGTCAACACGACGCCGCTGATCGACGTGATGCTGGTGCTGCTGGTGATGCTGATCATCACCATCCCGATCCAGCTGCACTCGGTCAACCTGGACATGCCGCCGCCGAACAACAACCCGCCGCCCAACGAGCCGGTCGTCCACGAAGTGGCGATCGACTTCGACGGCACGGTGTTCTGGGACGGCGCCGCGGTGCCGAACCATGCGGCGCTGGAGGCCAAGATGACCGAGGTCGCCGCGATGCCGGACCAGCCCGAGGTGCACATCAAGCCGAACAAGCTGGCCGAGTACGGTTACGTGGCCAATGTGATGGCATCGGCGCAGCGCCTGGGCGTCAAGAAAATGGCGATGGTCGGGAACGAGCAGTTCCTGAACTGA
- the adk gene encoding adenylate kinase — translation MRLILLGAPGAGKGTQASFICHKFGIPQISTGDMLRAAVKAGSELGVAAKKVMDAGGLVSDDIIIGLVKERITQPDCAKGFLFDGFPRTIPQADAMKNAGVKLDFVLEIDVPDSAIIERISGRRVHTGSGRSYHVKFNAPKVEGKDDVTGEDLILRDDDKEETVKKRLEVYQAQTRPLVDYYSSWAASGDAQAPQYRRIEGIGTVDEITGRALAALS, via the coding sequence ATGCGACTGATTCTTCTGGGCGCCCCCGGCGCCGGCAAAGGCACTCAGGCCTCTTTCATCTGCCACAAGTTCGGCATCCCCCAGATCTCCACCGGCGACATGCTGCGCGCCGCGGTGAAGGCCGGGTCCGAACTCGGCGTCGCGGCCAAGAAGGTCATGGACGCCGGCGGCCTGGTCAGCGACGACATCATCATCGGCCTGGTCAAGGAACGCATCACGCAGCCGGACTGCGCCAAGGGTTTCCTGTTCGACGGCTTCCCCCGCACGATCCCCCAGGCCGACGCGATGAAGAACGCCGGCGTGAAGCTGGACTTCGTGCTGGAGATCGACGTCCCTGACAGCGCCATCATCGAGCGCATCAGCGGCCGCCGCGTGCACACGGGCTCCGGCCGGAGCTACCACGTCAAGTTCAATGCGCCCAAGGTCGAGGGCAAGGATGACGTCACCGGCGAGGACCTGATCCTGCGCGACGACGACAAGGAAGAGACCGTCAAGAAGCGCCTGGAGGTCTATCAGGCCCAGACGCGTCCGCTGGTCGATTACTACTCCAGCTGGGCCGCCAGCGGCGACGCCCAGGCCCCGCAGTACCGCCGCATCGAAGGCATCGGCACGGTCGACGAGATCACCGGCCGCGCCCTCGCCGCGCTGAGCTGA
- a CDS encoding TonB-dependent receptor, translated as MFKRKSINAAALLALGAMALPAVAQQQLDRVEITGTSIKRIDAETALPVSVITRDTIDKSGASNVQELVDRLSYNNGGGIALGQSIGDSSATGQTGASLRGLGRARTLVLLNGRRLPTYPFSGQGVDLNSVPLAAVERVEVLRDGASATYGSDAIGGVINFITRKDWRGGELSVGLETPHKVGDVFSLSGGLGVGDLNKDKFNLMGTFNYQKYDPIRARDRDYASTGNRPDLGIIKDSGNTFPANAVIPSTGRYVPLAANYPNCAPPDSFKGASNCRYDYTHYIDLVPEQDRYGALVKATFAPSQDHTLFAEAVYSRNEIVLGSSQTPSTTTGKPAYLYPGGGKWYPTAAVDAVQPGYRGPLQISWRMVDGGQRRDKVTNEVLRTVAGAEGTVFGFDYKAAFVYAEGKARDDFVSGIFSDARLVQALATGLINPFGPNDAAGLAALKSAELSGNNRKSKTSNTGGDFTFSRELFNVGGGNMGLAFGGESRKEKYTDGYSDIAGSGDIVGGSGNAGAVTGQRQVSGVFAEANFPVLKSLELNAAVRYDKYSGTKGNSRDGSFSSPNLSATSPKFSVRFTPMTGLLFRASAGKGFRAPALDNLYAPSAGTNTGSNYTDPFYDALRGCTAFPNTDHCSTQLTAVNNSNPNLKPEKSKTFTAGLVFEMIKDTSFGVDYFDIKITNGIRALTGDDILKDWFKNQSKTDPTTSTSVFSNRLIRDPVTGYLDYVNASLENVGQARVSGFDLNARTRLRTEFGNFTPGWEGTILTKSTETNIISGETIDNLGKYAVGGPVVRFKQTFTLDWDLGNWGLSTRYYRQNGYEDYDEVKKVKAYGLADLQGTYKGVKNMVFTVGLRNLFDKKPPSTVQEDYFQVGFDPTYADVKGRTFYLRGTYRF; from the coding sequence ATGTTCAAACGAAAGAGCATCAACGCCGCTGCGCTCCTCGCGCTGGGCGCCATGGCGCTGCCGGCGGTTGCACAACAACAGCTCGACCGCGTGGAAATCACCGGTACCTCGATCAAGCGGATTGATGCCGAAACTGCGTTGCCGGTGAGCGTCATCACCCGCGACACCATCGACAAGAGCGGCGCGTCCAACGTGCAGGAACTGGTCGATCGCCTCAGCTACAACAACGGCGGCGGTATCGCCCTGGGCCAGTCGATCGGCGACTCCTCGGCGACCGGCCAGACCGGCGCCTCGCTGCGCGGCCTGGGTCGCGCCCGCACCCTGGTGCTGCTGAACGGCCGCCGTCTGCCGACCTACCCGTTCTCGGGCCAGGGCGTGGACTTGAACTCGGTCCCGCTGGCCGCCGTCGAACGCGTAGAAGTGCTGCGTGACGGCGCTTCGGCCACCTACGGTTCGGACGCCATCGGCGGCGTGATCAACTTCATCACCCGCAAGGACTGGCGCGGCGGTGAACTGTCGGTCGGACTGGAAACGCCGCACAAGGTCGGCGACGTGTTCTCGTTATCCGGCGGCCTGGGCGTCGGCGACCTGAACAAGGACAAGTTCAACCTGATGGGCACCTTCAACTACCAGAAGTACGACCCGATCCGCGCCAGGGACCGCGACTACGCGTCCACCGGCAACCGTCCGGACCTGGGCATCATCAAGGATTCCGGCAACACCTTCCCCGCCAATGCGGTGATCCCGTCCACCGGCCGCTACGTGCCTCTGGCCGCGAACTACCCGAATTGCGCGCCGCCTGACAGCTTCAAGGGCGCGTCCAACTGCCGCTACGACTACACGCACTACATCGACCTGGTGCCTGAGCAGGATCGTTACGGCGCCCTGGTGAAGGCCACGTTCGCCCCGTCGCAGGACCACACGCTGTTCGCGGAGGCGGTCTACAGCCGCAACGAGATCGTGCTGGGTTCTTCGCAGACCCCGTCGACGACGACGGGCAAGCCGGCCTACCTGTACCCCGGCGGCGGCAAGTGGTACCCGACCGCGGCCGTCGACGCCGTGCAGCCCGGCTATCGCGGCCCGCTGCAGATCTCCTGGCGGATGGTCGACGGCGGCCAGCGCCGTGACAAGGTGACCAACGAGGTGCTGCGCACCGTCGCCGGCGCCGAAGGCACGGTGTTCGGCTTCGACTACAAGGCCGCGTTTGTCTACGCCGAAGGCAAGGCCCGCGACGACTTCGTCAGCGGCATCTTCTCGGATGCCAGGCTGGTGCAGGCGCTGGCGACCGGCCTGATCAACCCGTTCGGACCGAACGACGCGGCCGGTCTGGCTGCGCTCAAGAGTGCCGAACTGTCGGGCAACAACCGCAAGTCCAAGACGAGCAACACCGGCGGCGACTTCACGTTCTCCCGCGAACTGTTCAACGTCGGCGGCGGCAACATGGGTCTGGCCTTCGGTGGTGAAAGCCGCAAGGAGAAGTACACCGACGGCTACTCGGACATCGCCGGTTCGGGCGACATCGTGGGCGGCTCCGGCAACGCCGGCGCCGTCACGGGCCAGCGTCAGGTCAGCGGCGTCTTTGCCGAAGCCAACTTCCCGGTGCTCAAGTCCCTCGAACTGAACGCCGCGGTCCGCTACGACAAGTACAGCGGCACGAAGGGCAATTCGCGCGACGGTTCCTTCAGCTCGCCGAACCTGTCGGCCACGAGCCCGAAGTTCTCGGTCCGCTTCACCCCGATGACGGGTCTGCTGTTCCGCGCCTCCGCCGGCAAGGGCTTCCGCGCCCCGGCCTTGGACAACCTGTACGCGCCGTCCGCCGGCACGAACACGGGCAGCAACTACACCGATCCGTTCTATGACGCGCTCCGTGGTTGCACGGCGTTCCCGAACACCGATCACTGCTCCACGCAGCTGACCGCGGTGAACAACAGCAACCCGAACCTGAAGCCGGAGAAGTCCAAGACCTTCACCGCCGGCCTGGTCTTCGAGATGATCAAGGACACGAGCTTCGGCGTCGACTACTTCGACATCAAGATCACCAACGGCATCCGCGCGCTGACCGGCGACGACATCCTGAAGGACTGGTTCAAGAACCAGAGCAAGACGGATCCGACGACCAGCACCTCGGTCTTCTCCAACCGCCTGATCCGCGATCCGGTCACCGGCTATCTGGACTACGTCAACGCCTCGCTGGAGAACGTCGGCCAGGCGCGCGTCAGCGGCTTCGACCTGAACGCCCGCACCCGGCTTCGCACCGAGTTCGGCAACTTCACGCCGGGCTGGGAAGGCACGATCCTGACGAAGAGCACGGAGACCAACATCATCTCCGGCGAGACCATCGACAACCTCGGCAAGTACGCCGTGGGCGGTCCGGTGGTCCGCTTCAAGCAGACGTTCACGCTGGACTGGGACCTGGGCAACTGGGGTCTCAGCACGCGCTACTACCGCCAGAACGGCTACGAGGACTACGACGAGGTCAAGAAGGTCAAGGCCTACGGCCTGGCCGACCTGCAGGGCACGTACAAGGGCGTGAAGAACATGGTCTTCACGGTCGGCCTGCGCAACCTGTTCGACAAGAAGCCGCCGTCGACCGTCCAGGAAGACTACTTCCAGGTCGGTTTCGACCCGACGTACGCCGACGTCAAGGGCCGCACCTTCTATCTGCGCGGCACCTACCGCTTCTGA
- a CDS encoding ABC transporter permease: MGFKVVFLWTDVALWAMFAALVLYIVRLVRRPHLRVNWQRVLRDPAALSAGVVLVLFLGVTALDSLHFRRALADSPAGQQFYETRTESVLDLLLARQIEMRETSYSAPLAYQGFTLDSVAHGSEMVREFPRLAFGGAHLQDPERDWHGDLSRRALTGLALGAVASVLMALLMAAVLAPHHGGFRQGLKDLLGDRTHYPWRAALATLSVIALLAGPVIALMGHYHVFGTDQTGNDVLYQALKSIRTAFVIGALSTLATLPFALVLGILAGYLKGWVDEVIQYFYTVLTSVPNVLLIAACVLMVQVFLDKHPEAFETGAERADLKIFLLCVILGVTGWATLCRLVRGETLKLREADFVQAATAFGVRDTTIMVRHIVPNVMHLVLISLVLNFSDLILYEAVLTYVGVGVDPGMNSFGGMINLARSEMSRDPVVWWSFVAAFGFMVSLVLAANLFADGVRDAFDPRARKLRPMVLSLKKNKAAGSAAPASKAS, encoded by the coding sequence ATGGGATTCAAGGTCGTTTTCCTCTGGACCGACGTGGCGCTGTGGGCGATGTTCGCGGCGCTGGTCCTCTACATCGTGCGGCTGGTCCGCCGCCCGCACCTGCGCGTCAACTGGCAGCGCGTGCTGCGTGATCCGGCCGCGCTGAGCGCCGGCGTGGTGCTGGTGCTGTTCCTCGGCGTCACCGCGCTGGACAGCCTGCATTTCCGCCGCGCGCTGGCCGACAGCCCTGCGGGCCAGCAGTTCTACGAGACCCGCACCGAGTCCGTGCTGGACCTGCTGCTCGCGCGCCAGATCGAGATGCGCGAGACCAGCTATTCCGCGCCGCTCGCGTACCAGGGCTTCACGCTGGACAGCGTCGCGCACGGCAGCGAGATGGTGCGTGAGTTCCCGCGCCTGGCCTTCGGCGGCGCGCACCTGCAGGACCCGGAACGCGACTGGCACGGGGACCTGTCGCGGCGCGCGCTGACGGGGCTGGCCCTGGGCGCCGTCGCGTCCGTGCTGATGGCGCTGCTGATGGCGGCGGTCCTCGCGCCGCATCACGGCGGCTTCCGGCAGGGACTGAAGGACCTGCTGGGCGACCGCACGCACTATCCGTGGCGCGCGGCGCTCGCGACCCTGTCGGTGATCGCGCTGCTGGCCGGCCCGGTGATCGCGCTGATGGGCCACTACCACGTGTTCGGCACCGACCAGACCGGCAACGACGTGCTCTACCAGGCGCTCAAGAGCATCCGCACCGCCTTCGTCATCGGCGCGCTGTCCACGCTGGCGACGCTGCCCTTCGCGCTGGTGCTGGGCATCCTCGCCGGCTACCTGAAGGGCTGGGTCGACGAGGTCATCCAGTACTTCTACACGGTGCTGACCTCGGTGCCCAACGTGCTGCTGATCGCCGCCTGCGTGCTGATGGTCCAGGTCTTCCTGGACAAGCACCCCGAGGCCTTCGAGACCGGCGCCGAGCGCGCCGACCTGAAGATCTTCCTGCTGTGCGTGATCCTGGGCGTGACCGGCTGGGCGACGCTGTGCCGGCTGGTGCGCGGCGAGACGCTCAAGCTGCGCGAGGCCGATTTCGTCCAGGCCGCCACGGCCTTCGGCGTGCGCGACACGACGATCATGGTCCGCCACATCGTGCCCAACGTGATGCACCTGGTGCTGATCTCGCTGGTGCTCAACTTCTCCGACCTCATCCTCTACGAGGCGGTGCTGACCTACGTCGGCGTCGGCGTCGATCCGGGCATGAACAGCTTCGGCGGGATGATCAACCTGGCGCGCTCGGAGATGAGCCGCGACCCGGTCGTGTGGTGGAGTTTCGTGGCGGCCTTCGGCTTCATGGTGAGCCTGGTGCTGGCGGCGAACCTGTTCGCCGACGGCGTGCGCGACGCCTTCGATCCGCGCGCGCGCAAGCTGCGGCCGATGGTGCTGTCGTTGAAGAAGAACAAGGCCGCCGGGTCTGCAGCTCCGGCCAGCAAGGCTTCGTGA
- a CDS encoding biopolymer transporter ExbD: MGMNVGSSGGDDEVVSTINTTPLVDVMLVLLIIFLITVPVVTQSVGVTLPKETNVVRVTKPENIEIAVTKDGDIYWGVQPVPDVETLVARLKKVAVLNPQPEVHIRGDDKSRYENVGKVMVACQRAGIMSIKFVTEPPARGG; the protein is encoded by the coding sequence ATGGGGATGAACGTAGGTTCGTCCGGTGGCGACGACGAAGTGGTCTCGACCATCAACACCACGCCCCTCGTGGACGTGATGCTGGTGCTCCTGATCATCTTCCTGATCACCGTGCCGGTGGTGACGCAGTCGGTGGGGGTGACCCTGCCGAAGGAGACGAACGTCGTCCGCGTCACCAAGCCGGAGAACATCGAAATCGCGGTGACCAAGGATGGCGACATCTATTGGGGCGTGCAGCCGGTTCCCGACGTGGAAACGCTGGTGGCCCGCCTCAAGAAGGTGGCGGTTCTGAATCCTCAGCCGGAAGTTCACATCCGCGGCGACGACAAGTCCCGCTATGAGAACGTGGGCAAGGTCATGGTGGCGTGCCAGCGCGCTGGCATCATGTCCATCAAGTTCGTCACCGAGCCGCCGGCTCGTGGTGGCTGA
- a CDS encoding 3-hydroxyacyl-CoA dehydrogenase yields the protein MDIANKVFIVTGGASGLGEGTARMLAREGATVVIADLQVERGEALAKELNGAFVKCDVSQEADAQAAVAKAVSLGKLMGLVNCAGIAPAAKTVGKDGAHALATFSKVITVNLVGSFNMIRLAAEAMSRNEPEATGERGVLISTASVAAYDGQMGQAAYAASKGGVVGMTLPIARDLARNGIRNMTIAPGIFGTPMLFGMPQDVQDALAASVPFPSRLGRPEDYAKLVHQIVTNDMLNGEVIRLDGAIRMAPK from the coding sequence ATGGACATCGCGAACAAGGTCTTCATCGTCACCGGCGGCGCTTCGGGCCTCGGCGAAGGCACGGCCCGCATGCTGGCGCGCGAAGGCGCGACGGTCGTCATCGCCGACCTGCAGGTCGAACGTGGCGAGGCGCTCGCCAAGGAGCTGAACGGCGCCTTCGTGAAGTGCGACGTCAGCCAGGAAGCCGATGCCCAGGCGGCCGTGGCCAAGGCCGTCTCGCTGGGCAAGCTGATGGGCCTGGTGAACTGCGCCGGCATCGCGCCGGCCGCGAAGACCGTCGGCAAGGACGGCGCGCATGCGCTGGCGACCTTCTCGAAGGTGATCACGGTCAACCTCGTGGGCAGCTTCAACATGATCCGCCTGGCCGCCGAAGCCATGAGCAGGAACGAACCGGAAGCCACCGGTGAGCGCGGCGTGCTGATCTCCACGGCCTCGGTGGCCGCCTATGACGGCCAGATGGGCCAGGCGGCCTATGCGGCCTCCAAGGGCGGCGTCGTGGGCATGACGCTGCCGATCGCGCGGGACCTGGCGCGCAACGGCATCCGCAACATGACGATCGCGCCCGGCATCTTCGGCACGCCGATGCTCTTCGGCATGCCGCAGGACGTGCAGGACGCGCTGGCCGCCAGCGTGCCCTTCCCGTCCCGCCTGGGCCGTCCGGAGGACTACGCCAAGCTGGTCCACCAGATCGTCACCAACGACATGCTCAACGGTGAAGTGATCCGCCTGGACGGCGCGATCCGCATGGCACCGAAGTAA